One Siniperca chuatsi isolate FFG_IHB_CAS linkage group LG3, ASM2008510v1, whole genome shotgun sequence genomic region harbors:
- the LOC122873056 gene encoding heterogeneous nuclear ribonucleoprotein L-like isoform X7, with the protein MMMPFKRQALVEFDSVESAERCVSCGTVCIAEQQAFFNFSTSQRITRPTNADDPAGGNKVLLLSVQNPLYPITTDVLYTVCNPLGNVLRIVIFKRNGIQAMVEFESVEDAQKAKLALNGADIYAGCCTLKIEYARPSRLNVVRNDNSSWDYTKPFLLHRERGKGRQRQAILGEHPSNGYVCVSAGPHCPLLPLPANSRYRRNEEVQDMISYPLLLPKTPSSSSSSSSFLGHTASSSVAMVSGLHPAKMNCSYIFNLFCLYGNVEKVKFMKSVPGTALVEMGDEYAVDRAVTHLNSIKVFDKKLNVCVSKQQAVIPSQVFELTDGSSSYQDFSLTRNNRFSSTQSSRNIIQPPAAVLHFYNAPPTLSQQQLHKLCIEHNVPAFTKFKVFDAKPASSKTLSGLLEFDSKTEAVETLTVLNHHQIRIPNSSNPFTLKLCFSTSSHL; encoded by the exons ATGATGATGCCGTTCAAGCGGCAGGCTCTGGTGGAGTTCGACAGCGTGGAGAGCGCCGAGCGCTGCGTGTCCTGCGGAACCGTCTGCATCGCCGAGCAGCAGGCCTTCTTCAACTTCTCCACCAGCCAGAGAATCACCAGACCCACCAACGCAGACGACCCCGCCGGCGGAAACAAAGTCCTGCTGCTGTCCGTCCAGAACCCGCTGTACCCCATCACCACC gATGTTCTGTACACCGTCTGCAACCCGCTCGGTAACGTCCTGCGCATCGTCATCTTCAAACGCAACGGCATCCAGGCCATGGTGGA ATTTGAGTCAGTGGAGGACGCCCAGAAGGCCAAACTGGCCCTGAACGGAGCCGACATCTACGCCGGCTGCTGCACGCTCAAGATCGAATACGCTcgg CCCAGCAGACTGAACGTCGTCCGCAATGACAACAGCAGCTGGGATTACACCAAACCCTTCCTCCTGCACCGAG AGCGGGGAAAGGGGAGGCAGCGTCAGGCCATCCTGGGAGAGCATCCATCCAACGGCTACg tttgtgtctctgcaggtcCACACTGCCCCCTGCTGCCTCTGCCTGCTAACAGCAGGTACAGGAGGAATGAGGAGGTGCAGGACATGATCTCCTACCCGCTGCTCCTCCCTAagaccccctcctcctcctcctcctcctcctccttcctgggCCACACCGCCTCCAGCTCGGTCGCCATGGTGAGCGGCCTCCATCCCGCCAAGATGAACTGCAGCTACATTTTCAACCTCTTCTGTCTCTACGGCAACGTGGAGAAG GTGAAGTTCATGAAGAGCGTTCCCGGCACGGCGTTGGTGGAGATGGGAGATGAGTACGCGGTGGACCGAGCCGTGACTCACCTCAACAGCATCAAGGTGTTTGACAAAAAACTCAACGTCTG TGTGTCCAAGCAGCAGGCGGTGATTCCCAGCCAGGTGTTTGAGCTGACTgacggcagcagcagctacCAGGACTTCAGTCTGACCAGAAACAACCGCTTCAGCAGCACCCAGAGCAGCAGGAACATCATCCAGCCGCCTGCCGCCGTCCTGCACTTCTACAACGCCCCGCCCACTCTCAGCCAACAGCAGCTGCACAAG CTCTGTATTGAACACAACGTCCCGGCCTTCACCAAGTTCAAGGTCTTCGATGCCAAAC CAGCCAGCTCCAAGACTCTGTCTGGTCTTCTGGAGTTTGACAGTAAAACCGAAGCTGTGGAGACTCTGACCGTCCTCAACCACCACCAGATCAGGATCCCCA ACAGCTCCAACCCCTTCACCCTGAAGCTCTgcttctccacctcctcccatCTGTGA
- the LOC122873056 gene encoding heterogeneous nuclear ribonucleoprotein L-like isoform X6: protein MMLVLHLVSVSSDCPDEESSELSRMDGAEDSHRIPPSPVVHVRGLCDAVVEADLVEGLDKFGNICYVMMMPFKRQALVEFDSVESAERCVSCGTVCIAEQQAFFNFSTSQRITRPTNADDPAGGNKVLLLSVQNPLYPITTDVLYTVCNPLGNVLRIVIFKRNGIQAMVEFESVEDAQKAKLALNGADIYAGCCTLKIEYARPSRLNVVRNDNSSWDYTKPFLLHRERGKGRQRQAILGEHPSNGYVCVSAGPHCPLLPLPANSRYRRNEEVQDMISYPLLLPKTPSSSSSSSSFLGHTASSSVAMVSGLHPAKMNCSYIFNLFCLYGNVEKVKFMKSVPGTALVEMGDEYAVDRAVTHLNSIKVFDKKLNVCVSKQQAVIPSQVFELTDGSSSYQDFSLTRNNRFSSTQSSRNIIQPPAAVLHFYNAPPTLSQQQLHKLCIEHNVPAFTKFKVFDAKPASSKTLSGLLEFDSKTEAVETLTVLNHHQIRIPNSSNPFTLKLCFSTSSHL, encoded by the exons ATGATGCTGGTGTTGCATTTAGTTAGCGTGTCCTCTGACTGTCCTGACGAGGAAAGCTCCGAGTTGAGCAGAATG gaCGGCGCGGAGGACAGTCACCGCATCCCCCCGTCCCCGGTCGTCCACGTCCGAGGGCTCTGTGACGCCGTGGTGGAGGCCGATCTGGTGGAGGGACTCGACAAGTTCGGCAACATCTG CTACGTGATGATGATGCCGTTCAAGCGGCAGGCTCTGGTGGAGTTCGACAGCGTGGAGAGCGCCGAGCGCTGCGTGTCCTGCGGAACCGTCTGCATCGCCGAGCAGCAGGCCTTCTTCAACTTCTCCACCAGCCAGAGAATCACCAGACCCACCAACGCAGACGACCCCGCCGGCGGAAACAAAGTCCTGCTGCTGTCCGTCCAGAACCCGCTGTACCCCATCACCACC gATGTTCTGTACACCGTCTGCAACCCGCTCGGTAACGTCCTGCGCATCGTCATCTTCAAACGCAACGGCATCCAGGCCATGGTGGA ATTTGAGTCAGTGGAGGACGCCCAGAAGGCCAAACTGGCCCTGAACGGAGCCGACATCTACGCCGGCTGCTGCACGCTCAAGATCGAATACGCTcgg CCCAGCAGACTGAACGTCGTCCGCAATGACAACAGCAGCTGGGATTACACCAAACCCTTCCTCCTGCACCGAG AGCGGGGAAAGGGGAGGCAGCGTCAGGCCATCCTGGGAGAGCATCCATCCAACGGCTACg tttgtgtctctgcaggtcCACACTGCCCCCTGCTGCCTCTGCCTGCTAACAGCAGGTACAGGAGGAATGAGGAGGTGCAGGACATGATCTCCTACCCGCTGCTCCTCCCTAagaccccctcctcctcctcctcctcctcctccttcctgggCCACACCGCCTCCAGCTCGGTCGCCATGGTGAGCGGCCTCCATCCCGCCAAGATGAACTGCAGCTACATTTTCAACCTCTTCTGTCTCTACGGCAACGTGGAGAAG GTGAAGTTCATGAAGAGCGTTCCCGGCACGGCGTTGGTGGAGATGGGAGATGAGTACGCGGTGGACCGAGCCGTGACTCACCTCAACAGCATCAAGGTGTTTGACAAAAAACTCAACGTCTG TGTGTCCAAGCAGCAGGCGGTGATTCCCAGCCAGGTGTTTGAGCTGACTgacggcagcagcagctacCAGGACTTCAGTCTGACCAGAAACAACCGCTTCAGCAGCACCCAGAGCAGCAGGAACATCATCCAGCCGCCTGCCGCCGTCCTGCACTTCTACAACGCCCCGCCCACTCTCAGCCAACAGCAGCTGCACAAG CTCTGTATTGAACACAACGTCCCGGCCTTCACCAAGTTCAAGGTCTTCGATGCCAAAC CAGCCAGCTCCAAGACTCTGTCTGGTCTTCTGGAGTTTGACAGTAAAACCGAAGCTGTGGAGACTCTGACCGTCCTCAACCACCACCAGATCAGGATCCCCA ACAGCTCCAACCCCTTCACCCTGAAGCTCTgcttctccacctcctcccatCTGTGA
- the LOC122873056 gene encoding heterogeneous nuclear ribonucleoprotein L-like isoform X5: MEKREDRGGGGGGYHRAAKRLRTEEEAGGKELEDGEEEEEDSAGEEDGAEDSHRIPPSPVVHVRGLCDAVVEADLVEGLDKFGNICYVMMMPFKRQALVEFDSVESAERCVSCGTVCIAEQQAFFNFSTSQRITRPTNADDPAGGNKVLLLSVQNPLYPITTDVLYTVCNPLGNVLRIVIFKRNGIQAMVEFESVEDAQKAKLALNGADIYAGCCTLKIEYARPSRLNVVRNDNSSWDYTKPFLLHRERGKGRQRQAILGEHPSNGYVCVSAGPHCPLLPLPANSRYRRNEEVQDMISYPLLLPKTPSSSSSSSSFLGHTASSSVAMVSGLHPAKMNCSYIFNLFCLYGNVEKVKFMKSVPGTALVEMGDEYAVDRAVTHLNSIKVFDKKLNVCVSKQQAVIPSQVFELTDGSSSYQDFSLTRNNRFSSTQSSRNIIQPPAAVLHFYNAPPTLSQQQLHKLCIEHNVPAFTKFKVFDAKPASSKTLSGLLEFDSKTEAVETLTVLNHHQIRIPNSSNPFTLKLCFSTSSHL; encoded by the exons gaCGGCGCGGAGGACAGTCACCGCATCCCCCCGTCCCCGGTCGTCCACGTCCGAGGGCTCTGTGACGCCGTGGTGGAGGCCGATCTGGTGGAGGGACTCGACAAGTTCGGCAACATCTG CTACGTGATGATGATGCCGTTCAAGCGGCAGGCTCTGGTGGAGTTCGACAGCGTGGAGAGCGCCGAGCGCTGCGTGTCCTGCGGAACCGTCTGCATCGCCGAGCAGCAGGCCTTCTTCAACTTCTCCACCAGCCAGAGAATCACCAGACCCACCAACGCAGACGACCCCGCCGGCGGAAACAAAGTCCTGCTGCTGTCCGTCCAGAACCCGCTGTACCCCATCACCACC gATGTTCTGTACACCGTCTGCAACCCGCTCGGTAACGTCCTGCGCATCGTCATCTTCAAACGCAACGGCATCCAGGCCATGGTGGA ATTTGAGTCAGTGGAGGACGCCCAGAAGGCCAAACTGGCCCTGAACGGAGCCGACATCTACGCCGGCTGCTGCACGCTCAAGATCGAATACGCTcgg CCCAGCAGACTGAACGTCGTCCGCAATGACAACAGCAGCTGGGATTACACCAAACCCTTCCTCCTGCACCGAG AGCGGGGAAAGGGGAGGCAGCGTCAGGCCATCCTGGGAGAGCATCCATCCAACGGCTACg tttgtgtctctgcaggtcCACACTGCCCCCTGCTGCCTCTGCCTGCTAACAGCAGGTACAGGAGGAATGAGGAGGTGCAGGACATGATCTCCTACCCGCTGCTCCTCCCTAagaccccctcctcctcctcctcctcctcctccttcctgggCCACACCGCCTCCAGCTCGGTCGCCATGGTGAGCGGCCTCCATCCCGCCAAGATGAACTGCAGCTACATTTTCAACCTCTTCTGTCTCTACGGCAACGTGGAGAAG GTGAAGTTCATGAAGAGCGTTCCCGGCACGGCGTTGGTGGAGATGGGAGATGAGTACGCGGTGGACCGAGCCGTGACTCACCTCAACAGCATCAAGGTGTTTGACAAAAAACTCAACGTCTG TGTGTCCAAGCAGCAGGCGGTGATTCCCAGCCAGGTGTTTGAGCTGACTgacggcagcagcagctacCAGGACTTCAGTCTGACCAGAAACAACCGCTTCAGCAGCACCCAGAGCAGCAGGAACATCATCCAGCCGCCTGCCGCCGTCCTGCACTTCTACAACGCCCCGCCCACTCTCAGCCAACAGCAGCTGCACAAG CTCTGTATTGAACACAACGTCCCGGCCTTCACCAAGTTCAAGGTCTTCGATGCCAAAC CAGCCAGCTCCAAGACTCTGTCTGGTCTTCTGGAGTTTGACAGTAAAACCGAAGCTGTGGAGACTCTGACCGTCCTCAACCACCACCAGATCAGGATCCCCA ACAGCTCCAACCCCTTCACCCTGAAGCTCTgcttctccacctcctcccatCTGTGA